The nucleotide sequence ACACTTACGTGGATCCAACCGGCGGCGCTCACACTCCAGGAATCACCCCCAGCCCAAGTCCAGGACCAGAACAAGGCCTCATGACGCCGAGACTGGCTTCCCCAGAAGCCCTGCCCACGCCCACGGCGCCATGGGCAGGTGGTATGAAGTCCAACTCGCCTCGTGAATCGGTTGCCAGCTCCATCAATGGAAACACACTGTACGCCAATCCCGCGGCCCAAAGTAGTACTGTCAGCGTTGACAGTTTCGCAATCAGGGCCCAGAAAGACGGCATGCACTCCCCAGGACTCGCCCCATCGGACAACGGACTCAGCCTCCCCCGGCCGGCCTTTGGAAATGCCAACCGCAACAGCAGTCTTCTCAGTCTTCCCGATGTCGTCGGTGACAGGCAAGACTTCAAGCTGCAGCAGGTGGACCAGTTCTTCAACGACACCAACGGAGAGTACTATGCCGAGTTCGAAGACATGCTCGAGACGTTGAGCGCCGGCAACTCGACCAACGAACTGTGCATCGAAACATTCCTCAAGAGAAGCGAAAAGGAGTGGTTCGCAAGATATCGTGACGCCAAGCTTGGGCGGTATAGAGAATCCCACATCGGCAGCCCTGGCAGCCGGCCCGAGTCGAGAAACGGTCTTGGTGGGCGAAACGAGTCGGTTGTCAGCCGTGGACGTCAACGACACCGCAGCATGACCCCCAGCGGTCTGGCCAGGTCCGTCTTCGAGACCTCGCCACCAGgcaatggcggcggcggcggcggcatggTGGACGATGAGTTCCTGTTGGGCGATGGTTACAGAGCACCAACAGGTCTCAAGAGGTATGAACACACACCCTCCGTCTGGAGAACATGAATAACGATGCTAACCTTCCTTGTTGTGCAGAATCATGTCTATTCGCATCGGTGACTGGCCCATCTACTcattcttcctcgccctccagcAAGTCATTTCCGTCAGCTCGTACCAGATTGTCCTCCTCACAGGCGAAACCAACCAAACGCCAGAAAAGCTCTACATGGTCGCCGCTACCTACCTGGCCACGTCGTTGATCTGGTGGGCACTCGAGAGAAACTTCAAGTCTGTCTACTCGCTCTCGGCCCCGTGGTTCTTTTACGGTCTTGCCTTCATGTTGATTGGCATTTCGCCCCTGCTTTCCGACTGGCGCGTGTCCAACAAGCTCGAGGAAGCTGCCACCTGCTTCTATGCCGCTGGCGCCAGCTCCGGTGCCCTGTCCTTTGCGCTCAACTTTGGTGACGAAGGTGGCGCGCCTACCAAGCAGTGGATCACTCGTGCCCTCGTGGTGTCGGGCTTTGCGCAGGTGTTCAGCATTGGTCTCTGGTACTGGGGCTCCATTGTCTCGACTCTGGATCCCACATCCACCATCTTCGTCGGCACTTCCAAGGTCCCCCAAGCCATCGTCGTCGGCATTCCCATCTGCCTGCTCATGTGGGCCATTGGTGCCATGCTTTATGTTGGTCTCCCTGACTTTTACCGGCAATCTCCGGCGAGCATTCCCGGTTTCTGGATCTCGCTTTGGCGCCGCAAGGTCGTCCCCTGGTTCTTTGTCATGATCATCATCCAAAACTACTGGCTGTCGGCTCCCTATGGCCGCAGCTGGCAGTTCCTGTTCAACACGCAGCACGTTCCCGGCTGGGGTATCTTCTTGCTTGCCTTGGGCTTCTACGTCGGCCTTTGGGCCCTCGTCTTGTGGGGCTTCTCTCATTTCAGCGAGGAGCACACCTGGCTCCTGCCCATCTTCGCCATCGGCCTCTGCGCACCACGGTGGGCGCAAGAGTTCTGGGGCACATCCGGCATCGGCTGGTACCTCCCGTGGGCTGGTGGCCCTGTCGGCTCAGCCATTCTTTCCCGCTGCCTGTGGCTCTGGTTGGGTCTCTTGGACAACATCCAGGGCGTCGGGTTGGgcatgttgctgctggccaCGCTGACCAGACAGCACGTCCTGACCGTCTTGGTGGGCGCCCAGGTCATCGGCAGTGCTTTCACCATGCTGGCGCGGGCGACCAGTCCCAACGCACTCTCGCCCAACACCACGTTCCCTGACTTCAGCCAGGGCATCATGCCTGGAGCAGCGAGTCCTTACTTCTGGGTGTGTCTGGGATTCCAGCTGATCATCCCCTTTGGGTTCTTCAAGTTCTTCAGGAAGGAGCAGGTCGAGAAGCCCTAAAGGTTTTGCTATACTACCTTTATCGTAATGCCTATTGTGCgtcttgttgctgttgcagcCATGTTGGTGTTTTATGTCGGGTTGGCGGGCGGGCCGGCGTGCAAGGAAGCCTTTGTTTTTTGGTTTTCATTTTCTCACTCACCATGACGAAAGGGTAATAGACGGAAACGGATTCCAATGTCAAAGAAACTTATGGGAGGTTGGAAATGGGTTTCCAACTGGGGAAAAGTACATGATGACATTcacacacagacacacacaaacacacacacatacacacacacataacTGCCTAGAGATTCGGTCCGACATAGCATACATTTTCTTACagtcctttactttttatttatagttGGCGGTAATTACATCTTTGTAGTGTATATAGTTGACGAAGCATCCATGATTTTCTGAAGTGTATTGTTGTTCCATTTCCCCTACGTCATGTCCCATCTTCTTGGGTCACCTTGTGCTTGCTTGCTCCTGCCAGAAAATGCGAGCAACCGTTGGCCAAGTCGTCGTACCAGTTTGCTCCCGTTGTCGTACCTACCACGAACCACACACCAGCACAAAGCCCCAGTAACGGTCACCGAGTCGGCTACAAATAGCGAGTTACTTTCGGCCCTCTTCCTACACCattttccccctccaacgAACTCActcatcacccccgccaCGTACGAGTCGTCACTTTTTGCCTTTTTCCATCTCGatccccaccctccttgCCAAACATGGCCGGGtacctcctctccaagctcgGCTTCGACCTGAAGAATCAAGCAGATAACCTCGACCCTGGCAACAACGACgaccgcccccctcccctcccgcaaCTCCACATCTCCACCGAGGACCACTTTCCCCCTTCCACGCAAGGGACCTACCCCCGTCTGTGCCAGCTATCCGACGGCTCCCTCCTCAAGAGCTACACCACCTTTGGCTCTGACGGGGAGAGAGTCCTGGTTGTATCACGCAGCGTTGACCAAGCTCGTTCGTTCGAAGTCGTGGGGGAAATCACACGCTCCCACGGTGACTGCGACAACTGTTTTCTTGCTGAGCTGGAGCCGGGGGTTGTGTTGGCTGCTTTTAGGAACCATGATTTGAGCGGTGAAGATGGTAATAAGCCGACCTGGTTCCGGATTACGGTTTGTCGATCtcgggatggggggaggatttgggaGTATTTGAGCCAGGCGGTGGAGAAAGGGGGCTCAGATGGGGTGTGGGAGCCGTTTGTAAGGATTCCTGTGGGGAGGCGAGAGGAGGTGCAGTTGTTTTATTCGGCCGAGGCGGAGCAGGGGCAGAGGCAGGACACGATGATGGTTGTTAGTGGGGATGGCGGGGAGACGTGGTCAGAGCCGAGGAGGATtacgggggaggaggggttgagagatgggatggtgggAATTGCCGGTATGAAGGATGCAGTTTCTGGCAAAGAggcgctggtgatggtgttggagaCCACAAGGTGTGGGCCTGGGAGGTTTAGCATTGAGGCGGTGATTTCGTACGACGAGGGACTGAGCTGGGCGTCAAGGCAAGAGGTGTACAAGCCATCTGGAGAGGGTAAAAATGCCGGGGCACCGCAGATTGTGACTCTggctggtggggagggagtggcgGTGGTATTTATGACAGATGAGGATGGGAACAAAGGGGTATGGCCTTCTGgggccaagatcaagactGTTTTaggggttgggttggggaatGGAGTGATCAACTGGAGTCGGGAGGCTGATACTGTTTTCGAGGAGGGGAGTTCATGGCCAGGGATTCTAGGAGTCGGTCACGGGGAGGCGCTGGTGGTCTGCGAGACGAGGAGCAGAATTGGGGGTAGGCTGTTGAGCTTGGATCTCTGACATCCATGACCATGTCCTAATCGGCCTCTTGTCGTATGACAGCATTTGACGAAGCCCGAGATGAGGAACTAGACGGTAACTCAACATGATTTCTTCAACTACCCAAATATTTGTTGGATTTCGCTCGAATCCAGTCCTCCAGATCAATATGGAGTAGTGGTTGCTTCACCCAACTGCAACATGCACAAGCCTAGAGTGGTAACCTGAACCAAACCACCGGTTTTCTTGGGTCTTAAGCGAACTGGAATATGCGCCGGCAAAAGAGCTGAACAGACTGCACGGCAGTCGTGACGGGTGTAATCCGTACCTAGGTATTTATCCGCCGCTCAGCATATCACAGGCGCGGCAGATCCTTCGACGCGATCATGTCTGCCTTACCCCGGATCGGTTAAAAGCACCGCTTCCCGTCTTACCCCAGATCTTGGGCTGATCACCATTCACGAGCTGAGAACTGAAACAGCTAACCGCAGGAAGAAGTGACAATGCAGTCAGCGCTCCCGCTGACAGTTTCTCTTCTCAATTTGGAGCGCGGGGCTAGTTCTTCCACAAGATATGATAGCTTTATAGGTGGTTCACTTCGTCTTCCCTTCACCCAAAGCTTACCTGCCCATCGTTGCATTTGAGATTCCGTGATACCTCCTCTGCTTGTAGCGTTGCATGCATGGCCGTGTGCAGCGGACATTTTACGATCTTCACCTCTCACCTAGTTGACGTCGAACCTCCAGGGTAGGCGTCATTGTTGTCGGGGTACTGGAAAACCCCAGCGTCGAACAGTTGGGACAACTTTACCAGCACCATGTTGCTTCACTTCGCCATATACACCACTCTTTTTCTTACAGTCAGTCATG is from Podospora pseudopauciseta strain CBS 411.78 chromosome 5 map unlocalized CBS411.78m_5.2, whole genome shotgun sequence and encodes:
- a CDS encoding uncharacterized protein (EggNog:ENOG503P04N; CAZy:GH93; COG:E); amino-acid sequence: MAGYLLSKLGFDLKNQADNLDPGNNDDRPPPLPQLHISTEDHFPPSTQGTYPRLCQLSDGSLLKSYTTFGSDGERVLVVSRSVDQARSFEVVGEITRSHGDCDNCFLAELEPGVVLAAFRNHDLSGEDGNKPTWFRITVCRSRDGGRIWEYLSQAVEKGGSDGVWEPFVRIPVGRREEVQLFYSAEAEQGQRQDTMMVVSGDGGETWSEPRRITGEEGLRDGMVGIAGMKDAVSGKEALVMVLETTRCGPGRFSIEAVISYDEGLSWASRQEVYKPSGEGKNAGAPQIVTLAGGEGVAVVFMTDEDGNKGVWPSGAKIKTVLGVGLGNGVINWSREADTVFEEGSSWPGILGVGHGEALVVCETRSRIGGRLLSLDL